Proteins from a single region of Deinococcus aquaedulcis:
- a CDS encoding branched-chain amino acid ABC transporter permease, which yields MADFLQTYGFLIATMLQAGLLGLSLYFPLQAGQLSLASPGFYALGGYVAAIMLTNPAFADLRDALGNGVFPLTWLAGAVLGGLLGVVVGVPALRLRGIYLALATIAFVEILRVVALNLTLTGGAVGIFGIPQAFGFQDRWQYIFLFGPLLALTLLFARQLERSRVGRALRAIREDELAADAMGVPPTQYKVLAFVIGAALAGLVGAMSAPFLNTWNAKQGTFDASITILAAVLIGGSRNIWGPVVGGALLAAVPEVLRFLADWRLVINGLVLVVASLYLPQGIVGALSRLTRPRPPQRPPVQGPPVSVAEVKP from the coding sequence GTGGCGGACTTTCTGCAAACCTACGGCTTCCTTATTGCCACCATGCTGCAGGCCGGTCTGCTGGGCCTGAGCCTGTACTTTCCCCTGCAGGCCGGACAGCTCAGCCTCGCCAGCCCAGGCTTTTACGCGCTGGGCGGGTACGTGGCCGCCATCATGCTCACCAACCCTGCCTTCGCGGACCTGCGCGATGCCCTGGGGAACGGCGTCTTTCCCCTCACCTGGCTGGCCGGGGCGGTGCTGGGCGGGTTGCTGGGCGTGGTGGTGGGCGTGCCGGCGTTGCGGCTGCGCGGCATCTACCTCGCGCTGGCCACCATTGCCTTTGTGGAGATTCTGCGCGTCGTGGCCCTGAACCTCACCCTCACCGGAGGCGCCGTGGGCATCTTCGGCATTCCGCAGGCCTTCGGTTTTCAGGACCGCTGGCAGTACATCTTCCTGTTTGGGCCGCTGCTGGCCCTCACGCTGCTGTTCGCGCGGCAACTGGAACGCTCACGGGTGGGCCGGGCGCTGCGCGCCATCCGCGAGGACGAACTGGCCGCCGACGCCATGGGCGTGCCGCCCACCCAGTACAAGGTGCTGGCCTTCGTGATCGGCGCGGCGCTCGCCGGACTGGTGGGCGCCATGAGCGCGCCCTTCCTGAACACCTGGAACGCCAAGCAGGGCACCTTCGACGCCAGCATCACCATTCTGGCGGCCGTGCTGATCGGCGGCAGCCGCAACATCTGGGGCCCGGTGGTGGGCGGCGCGCTGCTGGCCGCCGTGCCCGAAGTGCTGCGCTTCCTGGCCGACTGGCGACTGGTCATCAACGGTCTGGTGCTGGTCGTGGCCAGTCTGTACCTGCCGCAGGGCATCGTGGGCGCACTGTCGCGGCTGACGCGGCCCCGGCCCCCCCAGCGCCCCCCGGTGCAGGGCCCACCTGTCTCGGTGGCCGAGGTCAAGCCATGA